The Montipora capricornis isolate CH-2021 chromosome 3, ASM3666992v2, whole genome shotgun sequence genome window below encodes:
- the LOC138043433 gene encoding F-box/WD repeat-containing protein 4-like isoform X3: MSLAQSGTESDANLNNLPDDVLLAILRFCDLKTLSLVSRVSRNLYRLARDDSLWKETALQCVNVRLSDRKSGWDWKELCRVSWNWTHGCCKDRNILRFNLNLMPWIQLGRSQQLYVAQAADIILYKSNKHKGQSSWQPLRTFSGHHGDVRKFVIIDGQLVSCSLDNSIRTWNLQNGKCKDIFIGHTSDINSVDCDADVIVTGSRDKTVKVWSQQNRSCVHTIYVDDNVWSVALNPSFRSVVSGSSGHIRGVSPLRLWDVDSGQLIRSFVSGEKRLGAGVLGLKWETPHTLLSCGYDTSVRLWDIRLTNHSDSSCVLKWDDPHDSVVYCVDSDSKWMVISGTYRYGVVRIWDKRFRKCVRMYYAGRNSVSPVYSLTFNRTSLFVALANGVRMLDFTV, from the exons ATGTCTTTGGCCCAGAGCGGCACGGAAAGCGACGCAAATTTGAACAATCTGCCCGACGATGTTCTGTTGGCCATCTTGCGTTTTTGTGACTTGAAAACTCTGTCTTTGGTATCCCGCGTGAGCAGAAATCTCTACCGTCTGGCCAGAGACGATTCTTTGTGGAAAGAAACAGCATTGCAATGTGTGAATGTCCGTCTTTCCGACAGAAA ATCTGGATGGGACTGGAAGGAGCTTTGTAGGGTCTCTTGGAATTGGACACACGGGTGTTGTAAGGACCGTAACATTCTCAGGTTTAATTTGAA CCTAATGCCATGGATTCAACTTGGAAGGTCGCAGCAGCTGTATGTAGCGCAAGCAGCTGACATCATTCTTTATAAGAGCAACAAACACAAGGGCCAATCGTCATGGCAACCCTTAAGGACCTTTAGTGGTCACCATGGTGATGTCCGTAAATTTGTTATCATTGATGGCCAACTGGTGAGTTGCAGTCTGGATAATTCAATACGCACCTGGAACCTACAGAATGGGAAatgcaaagatatattcatcggcCATACAAGTGACATAAACAGTGTGGATTGTGATGCTGATGTGATTGTGACCGGATCAAGGGATAAAACTGTCAAG GTATGGTCTCAACAGAATCGCTCTTGTGTGCACACCATTTATGTTGATGATAATGTTTGGTCTGTTGCTCTAAATCCAAGCTTCAG GAGTGTTGTAAGTGGCAGCAGTGGTCACATCAGAGGAGTGTCACCTTTGCGTCTTTGGGATGTTGATAG TGGTCAGCTGATACGAAGCTTTGTGTCAGGTGAGAAGAGACTGGGAGCTGGTGTGCTTGGATTAAAGTGGGAGACGCCACACACTTTGTTGTCTTGTGGCTATGATACTAGTGTCAGGCTATGGGACATACGACTGACCAACCATAG CGATTCTTCATGTGTGTTAAAGTGGGATGATCCTCATGACTCTGTTGTGTACTGTGTGGATTCTGATAGCAAGTGGATGGTAATAAGTGGAACTTACAGATATGGAGTG GTTCGAATATGGGACAAACGCTTCAGGAAATGTGTTCGG